Proteins found in one Acidobacteriota bacterium genomic segment:
- a CDS encoding peptidylprolyl isomerase encodes MKTKRLFVGIVLLCAGLSAPAAAGETAPDDPAGVEAVLKTDYGDLVVRFHAAEAPAHAAHFLKLAREGSYDGTTFFRLYKNGVIMGGDPNTKDPAKAETYGEGGFGDLKAEIGALRCIRGSVVAMTLPDQPDTGGSQFFICLGPQPQMDGKYTVFGQVAAGMRVADRIGAAPVDERKRATERIVLRKIEVRPVSRPAFAKAAVEEMKSWHAVVETSLGDFEIAFWPDKAPEHVRALLSYMKAGLYDGCDFHRVVPGFCVQGGLLPRRSTPPDEIAESWVHPLKREFNDTVHEKGIVSMARTPDPDSALTSFFVCLGPQPHLDGQYTAFGRVVSGMETVEKIAAVACEGSEPKTRVEIKSIKLKKVPEDGK; translated from the coding sequence ATGAAGACCAAGCGGCTGTTTGTTGGCATTGTTCTTCTGTGTGCCGGTCTGTCGGCCCCGGCGGCGGCCGGGGAGACGGCGCCCGACGACCCTGCCGGCGTGGAAGCGGTCCTCAAGACGGACTACGGCGACCTCGTCGTGCGCTTTCACGCCGCGGAGGCGCCGGCGCACGCGGCCCACTTCCTGAAGCTGGCCCGGGAGGGCTCCTACGACGGCACCACCTTCTTCCGGCTCTACAAGAACGGGGTCATCATGGGCGGCGACCCGAACACCAAGGACCCGGCGAAGGCCGAGACCTACGGGGAAGGGGGCTTCGGGGACCTCAAGGCCGAAATCGGCGCGCTCCGGTGCATCCGCGGGTCGGTGGTGGCCATGACCCTACCCGACCAGCCCGACACCGGCGGCAGCCAGTTCTTCATCTGCCTGGGCCCCCAGCCCCAGATGGACGGCAAGTACACCGTCTTCGGCCAGGTGGCGGCGGGGATGCGCGTCGCGGACCGGATCGGCGCCGCCCCGGTGGACGAGCGCAAGCGGGCCACGGAGCGGATCGTCCTTCGGAAGATCGAGGTCCGGCCCGTCAGCCGGCCGGCCTTCGCGAAAGCCGCCGTGGAGGAGATGAAGTCCTGGCACGCCGTGGTGGAGACCTCCCTGGGCGATTTCGAGATCGCGTTCTGGCCCGACAAGGCCCCCGAGCACGTGCGGGCCCTCCTCAGCTACATGAAGGCGGGGCTTTACGACGGGTGCGACTTCCACCGGGTCGTGCCGGGCTTCTGCGTCCAGGGCGGGCTGCTGCCCCGGCGCTCCACCCCGCCCGACGAGATCGCCGAGAGCTGGGTCCACCCGCTCAAGCGGGAGTTCAACGACACCGTTCACGAAAAGGGGATCGTCTCCATGGCCCGCACGCCGGACCCCGACAGCGCCCTGACCTCCTTCTTCGTCTGCCTGGGCCCTCAGCCGCACCTGGACGGCCAGTACACCGCCTTCGGCAGGGTGGTGTCCGGCATGGAGACAGTGGAGAAGATCGCCGCCGTGGCGTGCGAAGGCTCCGAGCCCAAAACCCGCGTCGAGATCAAGTCCATCAAGCTGAAGAAAGTCCCCGAAGACGGCAAATAA